A DNA window from Gasterosteus aculeatus chromosome 16, fGasAcu3.hap1.1, whole genome shotgun sequence contains the following coding sequences:
- the pikfyve gene encoding 1-phosphatidylinositol 3-phosphate 5-kinase isoform X1 produces the protein MKQPVYTCTEPGSPPLEGYSGAGRRCKSRTSSVMAADDKSSSSSSADWSVEPPVSSPASPSHLTHFKPLTPEQDDPPLRSAYSSFVNLFRFNNKEDGRSPSTVSEKPDAPSPSPQAERRSWSTSPTQSLYSSRGHRKQQPDLLRRTSTASVDWPDGSRKSDTPLSNHDPRTAVQLRTALKRLKEIMEGRSQDSDLKQYWMPDSQCKECYDCNEKFTTFRRRHHCRLCGQIFCSRCCNQEIPGKFMGYTGDLRACTYCRKIALSYAHSTDSCSIGEDLSALSDSTCSVCVLEPSEPRTPVGGRKSSRNIFLEEDLTWQRKTPIGMRKNMIHQEQQNSGLTSRLTARQEDVGKSPARKRSASVTNLSLDRASMAPSYDSAVSPPTSRGMSGTKSGTKLDHSEEERKILLDSSQLKDLWKKICHNSTGMEFQDHRYWLRTYPNCIVGKELVNWLLRNGTISTRAQAIAIGQALVDGRWLDCVTHHDQLFRDEYALYRPLQSTEFSETPSPDSDSVNSVEGHSEPSWFKDIKFDDSDTEQLADESEYAMPNSASPSKRTSVSSSQSVVDSDSAASINLNMEQNNVNFHIKKQSKYPHVPSAAEQKAEFHLSEDGGQNIIISDAFIKESLFNRRVEEKAKEMLFTPLGWHHSSLDQLREENGEKKAMERLLSANHSHMMALLQQLLYSESLSLSWRDIIVPVVRQVVQTVRPDVRNCDDDMDIRQLVHIKKISGGRKFDSKVVNGFVCTKNIAHKKMNSHIKNPQILLLKCSIEYLYREESKFSCIDPIVLQEREFLKNYVQRIVDVRPTLVLVERTVSRIAQDMLLEHGITLVINVKAQVLERVSRMTQGDLVMSMDQLLTKPRLGTCLKFFMQPFTLANDEAKTLMFFEGCPPHLGCSIKLRGASDYELARVKEIIMLMVCVAYHSQLEISFLMDEFAMPPSLAQSTSFPCLLEGTAVEEEEEEMEEEAADGETSEESLEKTVVPEDSAQGGGTEEGGLPLESSPKTGDVDSFKEKHFADSSSPVRHEEAGNVEKMTSTPFSSPMTMPLCVPPPFLLEEDQEMDSDTLIMAPGGEAEEEEEGSPGAKGDSHDRDEGDGAPATRSFRDPLQDDTGMFVAEQVDSSDDRLKSISAGFKQELKEIILCISPFITFREPFLLTPAGMHCPSRDYFPEQVYLSPLLNKDYKELDGRRKRQLLKDSAPSALVSAQTNGALQPKPINVLPSHSLTSTRIVEQLSGSQDLAKMLADYRAQGGRIRQRDATDPFCAATPASVQSKAPDGPPRPPARADSEEERPSRQTDVSLAPKRSDWTCVDHHEALVALSNWSYFHLKEKSVQLDCLNPVNHQRLCVLFSSSSAQSSNAPNPCVSPWIVTMDFYGKNDLSLGVFLERYCFRPSYHCPSMFCETPMVHHIRRFVHGSGCVQIVLKELDSPVPGYQHTILNYSWCRVCKQVTPVVPLSNDSWSMSFAKYLELRFYGHQYSRRANAEPCGHSIHKDYHQYFSYNQMVASFSYTSVRLLEICLPRPKIFIRNLGPSKTNLQQDLKDFTHKVTQVYLAIDDRLTSLKTDTFSKTREEKMEDLFAQKDMEEAELRSWIDKLQVRLQACVLDSPQQVQAVLESLVMKKQGLCEMLQSWNGRLQELFQQEKGRKRLSVPPSPGRHRQTAADDSKCALDSSPRNPSPVVQNGDKEDRHLCILPSSSSSSSSMLPSPGEPAVEAFTPVPSFTEQDSLSIPEDVFDGHLLGSTDSQVKEKSTMKAILANFLPGNSYNPIPFPFDPDKHYLMYEHERVPIAVCEREPSSIIAFALSCKEYKTSLDDLSKTSNAGGDETPQAARYQRENSAGESRTKSSPARPSESASSQQSRTSMETDPLKDAELGDKQRKQTLNPHVELQFSDANARFYCRIYYAEEFHKMREEIMESPEEDFVRSLSHCVNWQARGGKSGAVFYATEDDRFILKQMPRLEVQSFLDFAPHYFTYITGAVQQKRPTALAKILGVYRIGYKNSQNNTEKKLDLLVMENLFYGRKMAQVFDLKGSLRNRNVKTDSGKESCEVVLLDENLLKLIHDNPLYIRSHCKAILRAAIHSDAYFLSSHLIIDYSLLVGRDDATDQLVVGIIDYIRTFTWDKRLEMVVKSTGILGGQGKMPTVVSPELYRSRFCEAMDKYFLMVPDHWTGLGVNC, from the exons CAGGACCAGCAGTGTCATGGCTGCAGATGACAagtcctcgtcctcatcctcagcGGACTGGAGCGTCGAGCCGCCCGTCTCTTCGCCGGCGAGCCCCTCCCACTTGACGCACTTCAAACCACTGACTCCGGAGCAGGatgacccccccctccgctccgCCTACAGCTCGTTTGTCAACCTGTTTCGTTTCAACAACAAAG aggATGGACGTTCTCCCTCAACGGTGTCGGAGAAGCCGGACGCTCCATCCCCTTCGCCTCAAGCAGAGCGGAGGAGCTGGTCCACAAGTCCAACCCAGTCCCTCTACAGTTCCAGGGGGCACCGAAAACAGCAGCCAGACCTCCTCCGACGTACCTCAACTGCCTcag TGGATTGGCCAG ACGGCAGCAGGAAGTCCGACACCCCCCTCAGTAATCATGACCCTCGCACAGCTGTGCAACTCCGCACCGCGCTGAAGAGGTTGAAAGAGATAATGGAGGGAAGGAGCCAG GACAGCGATCTGAAGCAGTACTGGATGCCGGACAGCCAGTGCAAGGAGTGCTACGACTGCAACGAGAAGTTCACCACcttccgccgccgccaccactgCCGTCTGTGCGGACAGATCTTCTGCAGCCGCTGCTGCAACCAGGAAATCCCCGGGAAGTTCATGGGCTACACCG GAGATCTTCGTGCCTGTACGTACTGCCGAAAGATCGCCCTGAGCTACGCTCACTCGACCGACTCGTGCTCCATCGGAGAAGACCTGAGCGCCTTGTCCgactccacctgctctgtgtgtgtgttggagcccAGCGAGCCTCGGACCCCCGTGGGTGGACGGAAGTCCAGCAGGAACATCTTCCTCGAAGAAGACCTGACCTGGCAGAG AAAAACTCCTATTGGGATGAGAAAGAA caTGATTCATCAGGAGCAGCAGAACAGCGGTCTGACCTCCAGACTGACGGCGCGACAAGAAGACGTCGGCAAATCGCCGGCTCGGAAGAG GTCCGCCAGCGTGACCAACCTGTCGCTGGACCGCGCCTCCATGGCGCCCTCTTACGACAGCGCAGTCAGCCCGCCGACCAGCCGGGGCATGTCGGGCACCAAGAGCGGCACCAAGCTGGAccacagcgaggaggagaggaagatccTCCTG GACTCCTCCCAGCTGAAGGACTTGTGGAAGAAGATCTGCCACAACAGCACAGGAATGGAGTTCCAGGACCACAGGTATTGGCTGAGGACCTACCCCaactgcattgtgggaaaagaGCTGGTCAACTGGCTGCTGAGGAACGGCACCATCTCCACCAG GGCACAGGCTATCGCCATAGGACAGGCTCTGGTGGACGGTCGCTGGCTGGACTGCGTCACGCACCACGACCAGCTGTTCAGGGACGAGTACGCCCTCTACCGCCCCCTGCAG AGTACAGAGTTTTCGGAGACGCCGTCTCCAGACAGCGACAGCGTGAACTCCGTGGAGGGACATTCAGAGCCGTCCTGGTTCAAGGACATCAAGTTTGATGACAGCGACACGGAGCAGCTGGCGGACGAGAGCGAGTACGCCATGCCGA ACTCAGCCAGTCCCAGCAAGAGAACATCCGTCAGCAGCTCCCAGTCAGTGGTGGACAGTGACTCCGCCGCCTCCATCAACCTCAACATGGAGCAGAACAATGTCAACTTCCACATCAAGAAACAGTCCAAGTACCCACATGTACCTTCTGCAGCTGAGCAGAAAG CTGAATTCCATCTGTCCGAGGATGGAGGACAGAATATCATTATAAGTGATGCCTTCATCAAAG AGTCTCTGTTCAACCGCCGCGTGGAGGAGAAGGCCAAAGAGATGCTGTTTACTCCGCTGGGTTGGCACCACAGCTCTCTGGATCAGCTGCGAGAGGAGAACGGAGAGAAGAAGGCCATGGAGAGGCTGCT CTCTGCCAACCACAGCCACATGAtggcgctgctgcagcagctgctctaCAGCgagtctctgtctctgtcctggCGGGACATCATCGTCCCCGTGGTCCGACAGGTGGTCCAGACGGTGCGGCCCGACGTTCGCAACTGTGACGACGACATGGACATCCGCCAGCTGGTGCACATCAAGAAG ATCTCTGGAGGCAGGAAGTTTGACTCGAAGGTGGTAAACGGCTTTGTGTGCACCAAGAACATCGCCCACAAGAAG ATGAACTCTCACATCAAGAACCCCCAAATCCTGCTGCTGAAGTGCTCCATAGAGTATCTATACAGGGAGGAGTCCAAGTTTTCCTGCATCGACCCCATTGTGCTGCAG GAACGAGAGTTTTTGAAGAACTACGTGCAGCGGATAGTAGACGTCCGCCCCACGCTGGTGTTGGTGGAGAGGACCGTGTCTCGCATTGCTCAGGACATGCTGCTGGAGCACGGCATCACCCTGGTCATCAACGTCAAAGCG CAAGTCCTGGAGAGGGTGAGTCGTATGACCCAGGGAGACCTGGTGATGTCCATGGACCAGCTCCTCACCAAACCCCGTCTGGGAACCTGCCTCAAGTTCTTCATGCAGCCCTTCACGCTGGCCAACG acgagGCGAAGACTCTGATGTTCTTTGAGGGCTGCCCTCCTCATCTGGGATGCTCGATAAAGCTGCGAGGAGCCTCGGACTACGAGCTGGCCCGCGTGAAGGAGATCATCATGCTGATGGTGTGCGTGGCCTACCACTCCCAGCTGGAGATCTCTTTCCTCATGGACGAGTTTGCCATGCCGCCCAGTTTGGCCCAGAGCACCTCATTCCCCTGCCTGCTGGAGGGCacggctgtggaggaggaggaggaggagatggaggaggaggcggctgaTGGAGAGACGAGCGAAGAGAGCTTGGAGAAAACCGTAGTGCCCGAAGACTCGGCGCAGGGAGGAGGAACTGAGGAGGGGGGCCTTCCCCTCGAATCTTCCCCGAAAACCGGAGACGTTGACTCTTTTAAAGAGAAGCATTTTGCCGACTCGTCGTCCCCCGTACGGCACGAGGAGGCCGGCAACGTGGAGAAAATGACCTCCACGCCTTTCTCCAGTCCCATGACAATGCCTCTGTGCGTGCCGCCTCCCTTCCTCTTGGAGGAAGACCAGGAGATGGACTCGGACACTCTCATCATGGCGCctgggggggaggcggaggaggaggaggagggaagcccAGGAGCCAAGGGGGATTCACACGACAGGGATGAAGGGGACGGCGCTCCCGCCACCCGGTCTTTCCGAGACCCCCTGCAGGACGACACGGGCATGTTCGTGGCCGAGCAGGTGGATTCATCCGACGATCGTCTGAAGTCCATCTCCGCTGGCTTCAAGCAGGAGCTCAAAGAGATCATCCTGTGCATCTCCCCCTTCATCACCTTCAGAGAGCCGTTCCTCCTCACGCCCGCCGGCATGCACTGCCCCAGCAGGGATTACTTTCCAGAGCAG GTCTACCTGTCTCCCCTCCTCAACAAGGACTACAAGGAACTGGACGGACGCCGTAAGCGGCAGCTCCTCAAagactccgccccctccgctCTGGTTAGCGCGCAGACCAACGGCGCCCTCCAGCCGAAACCCATCAACGTGCTGCCCTCGCACAGTCTCACCAGCACCCGCATCGTAGAGCAGCTGAGCGGCAGCCAGGACCTGGCCAAGATGCTGGCCGACTACAGGGCGCAGGGGGGGCGTATCCGCCAGAGGGACGCCACCGACCCCTTCTGCGCCGCGACTCCCGCCAGCGTGCAGAGCAAGGCGCCGGACGGCCCGCCGAGGCCGCCGGCGAGGGccgacagcgaggaggagaggccgaGCAGACAGACCGATGTGAGCTTGGCCCCCAAG CGCTCTGACTGGACTTGTGTTGATCATCACGAGGCTCTGGTTGCTCTGAGTAACTGGAGCTACTTCCACCTGAAAGAAAAGAGTGTCCAG CTGGACTGTCTGAACCCCGTCAACCACCAGAGACTGTGCGTGCTCTTCAGCAGCTCATCCGCTCAGTCCAGCAACGCGCCCAACCCCTGCGTCAGCCCCTG GATCGTCACCATGGACTTTTATGGCAAGAACGACCTCTCCCTCGGTGTGTTCTTGGAGCGATACTGTTTCCG GCCGTCCTACCATTGCCCCAGCATGTTCTGCGAGACTCCCATGGTGCACCACATCCGCCGGTTTGTGCACGGCAGCGGCTGCGTGCAGATCGTGTTGAAGGAGCTGGACTCCCCCGTGCCCGGTTACCAGCACACGATTCTCAACTACTCGTGGTGCCGCGTCTGCAAACAG GTGACGCCCGTGGTGCCCCTGTCCAACGACTCGTGGTCCATGTCTTTCGCCAAGTACCTGGAGCTCCGCTTCTACGGGCACCAGTACTCCCGCAGGGCCAACGCGGAGCCCTGCGGACACTCCATCCACAAGGACTACCACCAGTACTTCTCGTACAACCAGATGGTGGCTTCCTTCAG CTACACGTCCGTACGACTGTTGGAGATTTGTCTTCCTCGACCCAAGATCTTCATCAGGAACCTGGGACCTTCTAAGACCAACCTGCAGCAGGACCTGAAGGACTTCACTCACAA AGTGACTCAGGTGTACCTGGCCATAGACGACCGCCTCACCTCCCTCAAGACCGACACCTTCAGTAAGACGCGggaggaaaagatggaggaccTCTTTGCTCAGAAAGAC atggaggaggcggagcttcggAGCTGGATCGATAAACTACAGGTGCGACTGCAGGCCTGCGTGCTGGACTCCCCTCAGCAGGTGCAGGCGGTGCTGGAGTCGCTGGTGATGAAGAAACAGGGTCTGTGCGAGATGCTGCAGTCCTGGAACGGCAG GCTGCAGGAGTTGTTCCAGCAGGAGAAAGGCAGGAAGCGTCTGTCCGTCCCTCCGAGCCCGGGGCGCCACCGGCAGACGGCCGCCGACGACAGCAAG TGCGCCCTGGACTCCTCCCCCCGCAACCCCTCGCCGGTGGTGCAGAATGGGGACAAAG AGGACCGACATCTCTGCATTctgccctcctcgtcctcctcctcctcctccatgctgcCGTCACCAGGAGAACCTGCAGTCGAAGCCTTCACCCCGGTGCCGTCCTTCACTGAGCAGGACTCGCTCAGCATCCCAGAGG ATGTGTTTGATGGACACTTGCTGGGCTCCACGGACAGCCAGGTGAAGGAGAAATCCACCATGAAGGCCATCCTCGCCAACTTCCTGCCCGGCAACAGCTACAACCCCATCCCCTTCCCCTT CGACCCGGACAAACACTACCTGATGTACGAGCACGAGCGGGTTCCCATCGCCGTGTGCGAGCGAGAGCCCAGCTCCATCATCGCCTTCGCTCTCAG CTGTAAGGAGTACAAAACGTCGCTGGACGATCTGTCGAAGACGTCCAACGCGGGCGGGGACGAGACTCCGCAGGCCGCCAGGTACCAGAGagaaaatag CGCCGGGGAGAGTCGGACTAAGAGCAGCCCGGCTCGGCCCAGTGAGTCGGCCTCGTCCCAGCAGAGCCGCACCAGCATGGAGACGGATCCCCTCA AGGACGCAGAGCTGGGAGACAAACAGAGGAAGCAGACGCTGAATCCACACGTCGAGCTAC AATTCTCTGACGCCAACGCCCGGTTTTACTGTCGCATCTACTACGCCGAGGAGTTCCACAAGATGCGAGAGGAGATCATGGAGAGCCCGGAGGAGGACTTCGTCCGCTCGCTGTCCCACTGCGTCAACTGGCAGGCTCGCGGAGGAAAGTCTGGAGCGGTGTTCTACGCAACAGAag ACGACCGGTTCATCCTGAAGCAGATGCCCCGACTGGAGGTCCAGTCCTTCCTGGACTTTGCTCCTCACTACTTCACCTACATCACCGGAGCCGTGCAGCAGAAA CGGCCCACGGCGCTGGCGAAGATCCTGGGAGTTTACAGGATCGGATACAAGAACTCTCAGAACAACACGGAGAAGAAGCTGGACCTGCTGGTGATGGAGAATCTCTTCTATGGACGCAAGATGGCTCAG GTGTTTGACCTCAAAGGCTCCCTGAGGAACCGCAACGTGAAGACGGACTCGGGGAAGGAGAGCTGCGAGGTGGTGCTGCTGGACGAGAACCTCCTGAAGCTGATCCACGACAACCCGCTGTACATCCGCTCCCACTGCAAGGCCATCCTGCGCGCCGCCATACACAGCGACGCCTACTTCCTGTCCAGCCACCTCATCATCGACTACTCGCTGCTGGTGGGGCGCGACGACGCCACCGACCAGCTGGTGGTCGGCATCAtcg ATTACATCAGGACGTTTACGTGGGACAAGAGGCTGGAGATGGTTGTCAAATCCACCGGAATCCTGGGGGGTCAAG GCAAGATGCCCACCGTGGTCTCTCCCGAGCTCTACAGGTCCCGCTTCTGCGAGGCCATGGACAAGTACTTCCTCATGGTGCCGGACCACTGGACCGGCCTGGGGGTCAACTGCTGA